The following are from one region of the Etheostoma spectabile isolate EspeVRDwgs_2016 chromosome 15, UIUC_Espe_1.0, whole genome shotgun sequence genome:
- the atp6v0ca gene encoding ATPase H+ transporting V0 subunit ca, with protein sequence MSSDESPEYSPFFAVMGASAAMVFSALGAAYGTAKSGTGIAAMSVMRPELIMKSIIPVVMAGIIAIYGLVVAVLIANNISERVTLYKSFLHLGAGLSVGLSGLAAGFAIGIVGDAGVRGTAQQPRLFVGMILILIFAEVLGLYGLIVALILSTK encoded by the exons ATGTCTTCTGATGAGAGCCCCGAGTACTCGCCTTTCTTCGCTGTGATGGGAGCTTCTGCGGCCATGGTCTTCAGCG CATTAGGTGCAGCATATGGGACAGCGAAGAGCGGCACAGGCATCGCTGCCATGTCCGTGATGCGGCCAGAGCTCATCATGAAGTCCATCATCCCCGTGGTCATGGCTGGTATCATAGCCATCTACGGGCTGGTAGTGGCTGTGCTGATAGCAAACAACATCTCTGAGAGAGTCACCCTTTACAA GAGTTTCCTGCATCTCGGTGCTGGTCTGAGTGTGGGCCTGAGTGGTCTGGCGGCCGGGTTTGCCATTGGCATTGTGGGCGACGCCGGTGTGAGAGGCACCGCCCAGCAGCCCCGGCTTTTCGTGGGCATGATCCTGATCCTGATTTTCGCCGAGGTGCTGGGGCTTTACGGCCTCATCGTGGCCCTCATCCTATCTACAAAATAA
- the spsb3a gene encoding SPRY domain-containing SOCS box protein 3a, with protein MSRRSRNSRAWRYVCGGIRRDADAQALEEWSYDRLEYSDSDSEADFSAVMVPPVPSAVPVTGESYCGCDSQAETNYNPRLRGFHQVKDCHCGEDDQEFDWVWDANSRSTATLLSCDNRKVNFHSEYSCGTAAIRGSKELAEGQHFWEIKMTSPVYGTDMMVGIGTSDVNLDKYRHTFCSLLGKDADSWGLSYTGLLLHKGDKMNFSSRFGQGSIIGIHLDTWHGTLTFFKNRKCIGVAATELQNKRFYPMACSTAAKSSMKVIRSCSASTSLLYLCCARLRQLLPDCMDTLDVLPLPPGLRQLLHNKLGWVLSLNSGTTDGAPDGPERPPRLPVPPLAGPSSSESDSEGCTSDPEACQRKRCRWT; from the exons ATGTCAAGGCGAAGCAGGAATAGTCGTGCATGGCGATATGTTTGTGGTGGGATACGACGGGATGCTGATGCTCAGGCACTTGAAGAATGGAGCTATGACCGCCTAGAG TACAGTGATTCAGACTCTGAGGCGGATTTTTCAGCAGTGATGGTCCCTCCAGTCCCCAGTGCAGTGCCTGTCACCGGAGAGTCCTACTGTGGCTGTGACTCCCAGGCTGAGACTAACTACAACCCTCGTCTGCGAGGTTTTCACCAGGTTAAAGACTGCCACTGTGGAGAGGATGACCAAG AGTTTGACTGGGTTTGGGATGCCAACAGCCGATCGACAGCAACATTACTGAGCTGCGACAATCGAAAAGTGAACTTTCACTCTGAATACAGCTGTGGCACAGCAGCAATCCGTGGCTCCAAAGAGCTGGCGGAAGGGCAGCACTTCTGGGAGATCAAGATGACGTCCCCAGTGTATGGAACAGACATG ATGGTTGGCATCGGTACTTCTGATGTCAATCtagacaaatacagacacacgTTCTGCAGCCTGCTGGGAAAAGATGCAGACAGCTGGGGTCTTTCTTACACTG GCTTGTTACTTCATAAAGGAGACAAGATGAACTTCTCCTCCCGGTTCGGACAGGGGTCCATCATTGGAATCCATCTGGACACGTGGCACGGCACACTCACTTTCTTCAAAAATCGCAAGTGTATAG GTGTTGCTGCCACAGAGCTACAAAATAAGAGGTTTTATCCGATGGCGTGCTCCACAGCAGCGAAGAGCAGCATGAAGGTGATCAGATCCTGCTCTGCGTCCACCTCCCTGCTGTACCTTTGCTGTGCTCGCCTTCGCCAGCTGCTGCCGGACTGTATGGACACCCTGGATGTGTTACCCCTGCCGCCCGGCCTTCGCCAGTTGCTCCACAACAAACTGGGTTGGGTGCTCAGTCTCAACAGTGGCACCACAGATGGAGCCCCAGACGGGCCCGAGCGCCCCCCACGCTTGCCTGTCCCCCCTTTGGCTGGACCGTCCTCCTCTGAGAGTGACTCGGAGGGTTGTACGTCTGACCCCGAAGCCTGTCAGAGGAAGAGATGCCGCTGGACATGA
- the mrps34 gene encoding small ribosomal subunit protein mS34, producing MAKKKRLRLIAEMARKIRAYRELKSRPRESQKYALDYETMKRPHTGKMLPVLAWQDVRRETRLFSLLAGMRLFGVGRLFTRKSWLEDHTEPSYWQITKVKVDYTSENMDHGRAWGILTHKGKQESEVKEIDKVMYHDWRLVPKHMEHQIKDFKPLPEPPVRYVPYPPLLRAMLLAQYKKAVGSVVAEEPTLPLKRDVLLNKDYFRKQEQETQRTEGTAV from the exons ATGGCGAAGAAAAAGCGCCTTCGCCTCATAGCAGAAATGGCTCGGAAGATCCGGGCGTACCGAGAGCTGAAGTCCCGGCCGCGGGAGTCCCAGAAGTACGCCCTGGACTATGAGACGATGAAGCGGCCTCACACAGGAAAGATGCTGCCTGTGCTGGCCTGGCAGGATGTCCGCAGGGAGACCCGCCTCTTCTCTCTGCTGGCAGGCATGAGGCTGTTCGGAGTGGGCCGCCTCTTTACCCGCAAGTCCTGGTTGGAGGACCACACAGAGCCCAGCTACTGGCAGATCACCAAGGTCAAGGTGGACTACACATCTGAG AACATGGATCACGGCAGAGCATGGGGGATCCTCACCCACAAAG GAAAACAGGAGAGCGAGGTCAAGGAGATAGACAAGGTGATGTACCATGACTGGCGCCTGGTTCCCAAACACATGGAGCACCAGATCAAGGACTTTAAGCCGCTCCCGGAGCCGCCTGTGCGCTACGTCCCCTACCCGCCCCTGCTTCGCGCTATGCTGCTGGCCCAGTACAAGAAGGCAGTAGGCAGCGTAGTGGCCGAGGAGCCAACCTTGCCTTTAAAGAGGGACGTCCTGCTCAACAAAGACTATTTCCGCAAGCAGGAACAAGAGACGCAGAGGACCGAGGGGACAGCGGTGTGA
- the ypel3 gene encoding protein yippee-like 3, with product MVKLTKAKTFQAYLDSCHRRYSCVHCRAHLANHDDLISKSFQGSQGRAYLFNSVVNVGCGPAEERLLLTGLHAVADIYCENCHTTLGWKYEQAFELSQKYKEGKFIIELSHMIKDNGWD from the exons ATGGTGAAGCTGACAAAAGCCAAGACGTTCCAGGCCTACCTGGACTCCTGCCACCGTCGCTACAGCTGTGTGCACTGCCGTGCCCATCTGGCCAACCATGATGATCTCATCTCCAAG tCTTTCCAAGGCAGTCAAGGCCGAGCCTACCTCTTCAACTCTGT GGTGAATGTTGGCTGCGGTCCTGCGGAGGAGAGGCTATTGCTCACAGGACTACACGCTGTCGCCGACATCTACTGTGAAAACTGCCACACCACGCTGGGCTGGAAATAT GAGCAGGCCTTTGAGCTGAGTCAGAAGTACAAGGAGGGGAAGTTTATCATTGAGCTGTCCCACATGATAAAGGACAACGGCTGGGACTGA